In a genomic window of Acidilobus saccharovorans 345-15:
- a CDS encoding CaiB/BaiF CoA transferase family protein yields the protein MSGLPLEGVRVLDFTHAVAGPFASMLLADMGAEVIKVEPPEGDEVRQAAPVVGGLSAIFAASNRNKKSVAVNLRHPRAREVIARLAGSSHVVLENFRPGVRERLGVDPESLFKVNRDLVYVSIKGFRPDSQYGDLPAYDMVVQAMSGLMMSLGTPSDPPLRVPFALFDIFTGYMAALEALAGLYSGRRPYYAEAYLFDVGLYSMNYLVNAFLATGRDPERLGHEHPSYAPHQAYVGSDGRWFVVAVVNDRQWAKLCEALGLRDLAEDRELQGNLARVSRREYINRRLQEVFSTRPRDHWVDLLRKAGVPVAPVYTLSELFSDPYSREDMERVSGSPYGLISFPGRLNGVRPQIRSPPPARQGEQTEEVLRELGFDDKELESLRADGVVG from the coding sequence TTGAGCGGCCTGCCGCTTGAGGGCGTGAGGGTCCTTGACTTCACCCACGCGGTGGCCGGCCCCTTCGCCTCCATGCTACTGGCCGACATGGGGGCCGAGGTCATAAAGGTCGAGCCGCCCGAGGGCGACGAGGTCAGGCAGGCGGCCCCGGTGGTGGGAGGGCTCAGCGCCATATTTGCTGCGTCTAACAGGAACAAGAAGAGCGTGGCGGTTAACCTAAGGCACCCGAGGGCCAGGGAGGTCATAGCCAGGCTGGCTGGGTCCTCGCACGTGGTCCTCGAGAACTTCAGGCCAGGCGTAAGGGAGAGGCTCGGCGTCGACCCCGAGTCCCTGTTCAAGGTCAACAGGGACCTGGTGTACGTCAGCATAAAGGGCTTCAGGCCCGACTCTCAGTACGGCGACCTGCCGGCCTATGACATGGTAGTCCAGGCCATGAGCGGGCTCATGATGTCCCTCGGGACCCCCTCGGACCCTCCCCTCAGGGTCCCCTTCGCCCTCTTCGACATATTCACGGGCTACATGGCGGCCCTCGAGGCCCTGGCGGGGCTCTACTCGGGCAGGAGGCCCTACTACGCCGAGGCCTACCTGTTTGACGTAGGCCTATACTCCATGAACTACCTGGTCAACGCCTTCCTGGCCACCGGCAGGGACCCGGAGAGGCTGGGCCACGAACACCCGTCATATGCGCCTCACCAGGCCTACGTGGGCTCTGACGGCAGGTGGTTCGTGGTTGCTGTGGTTAACGACAGGCAGTGGGCCAAGCTGTGCGAGGCCCTTGGCCTGAGGGACCTGGCGGAGGACAGGGAGCTCCAGGGCAACCTGGCCAGGGTGAGCAGGAGGGAATACATAAACAGGAGGCTCCAGGAGGTCTTCTCGACGAGGCCCAGGGACCACTGGGTCGACCTCCTCAGGAAGGCTGGGGTGCCTGTGGCCCCCGTCTACACGCTGTCAGAGCTGTTCTCTGACCCCTACTCGAGGGAGGACATGGAGCGGGTCAGCGGGTCCCCCTACGGCCTCATCTCGTTCCCGGGCAGGCTCAACGGGGTCAGGCCCCAGATCAGGTCCCCGCCGCCCGCGAGGCAGGGGGAGCAGACGGAGGAGGTGCTCAGGGAGCTGGGCTTTGACGACAAGGAGTTGGAGTCCCTGAGGGCTGACGGCGTCGTTGGCTGA
- a CDS encoding enoyl-CoA hydratase/isomerase family protein has protein sequence MAIRVERSEHTSWIIVDRQEAGNSLGYRDLQELTQAINAECSSGSTATVAITGAGEKFFITGIDLKETAEAQSEEDAWRLMYDGLGGFCRAAFNCRKPVIAAVNGYALGAGFEVLYAADLAYAVKWAKFGLPPLRYGMVPPASSTIGMLLGMPKVISYLVLTGDLITAEEAARYGIINGVVDGVEQLRSTVEEVSAKIAEAEPEAVAAARALMAEAKMQALSDKGLRTLAAFTARPVVRERVLQFLNRKRA, from the coding sequence ATGGCCATAAGGGTTGAGAGGAGCGAGCACACCTCCTGGATAATAGTTGACAGGCAGGAGGCCGGCAACTCGCTGGGCTACAGGGACCTCCAGGAGCTCACGCAGGCGATAAACGCCGAGTGCTCCAGCGGCTCGACGGCAACCGTAGCTATAACCGGGGCCGGCGAGAAGTTCTTCATAACTGGCATAGACCTCAAGGAGACCGCCGAGGCCCAGAGCGAGGAGGACGCCTGGAGGCTCATGTATGACGGCCTCGGGGGCTTCTGCAGGGCCGCCTTCAACTGCAGGAAGCCCGTCATAGCCGCGGTTAACGGCTACGCCCTGGGCGCCGGCTTTGAGGTGCTCTACGCCGCCGACCTGGCATACGCAGTTAAGTGGGCCAAGTTTGGCCTGCCGCCGCTGAGGTACGGCATGGTGCCCCCGGCCTCCTCGACCATAGGCATGCTGCTCGGCATGCCCAAGGTGATCTCATACCTTGTGCTCACGGGCGACCTCATAACTGCGGAGGAGGCGGCGAGGTACGGAATAATAAACGGCGTCGTGGACGGCGTGGAGCAGCTGAGGTCGACGGTCGAGGAGGTCTCAGCCAAGATAGCCGAAGCCGAGCCCGAGGCAGTTGCGGCGGCCAGGGCCCTCATGGCTGAGGCCAAGATGCAGGCCCTGAGCGACAAGGGGCTGAGGACCCTGGCTGCGTTCACCGCGAGGCCGGTGGTGCGCGAGAGGGTGCTGCAGTTCCTCAACAGGAAAAGGGCCTAA
- the upp gene encoding uracil phosphoribosyltransferase, protein MRVLGDELPYARWLLLKLRDRRTDSPTFRYYMREAGRLLAIMSSAELEWTKESVTTPLGVQTEELNLAAPPLLVGVLGAALPLLEGFSEVYPQAPVGLVAARRLEDRDGVKVELYYRRLPRVHEGVAVVLDPMLATGRTLDRVISEVKSLGSGKVIVGSVIASKQGLSFILSRHPDVSIYTLAVDPELNTSFFIVPGLGDAGDRGLGVSPP, encoded by the coding sequence GTGCGGGTCTTAGGTGACGAGCTGCCATACGCAAGGTGGCTGCTCCTGAAGCTGAGGGACAGGAGGACCGACTCGCCTACCTTCAGGTACTACATGAGGGAGGCGGGCAGGCTCCTGGCTATAATGTCGTCAGCTGAGCTGGAGTGGACCAAGGAGTCCGTCACCACGCCGCTGGGGGTGCAGACGGAGGAGCTTAACCTGGCGGCCCCTCCGCTGCTTGTGGGCGTCCTGGGCGCCGCCCTGCCGCTCCTCGAGGGCTTCTCCGAGGTCTACCCACAGGCCCCGGTTGGCCTCGTGGCGGCCAGGAGGCTCGAGGACAGGGACGGCGTTAAAGTCGAGCTCTACTACAGGAGGCTGCCGAGGGTCCACGAGGGGGTTGCAGTCGTCCTCGACCCTATGCTGGCCACCGGCAGGACCCTTGACAGGGTGATATCGGAGGTCAAGTCCCTCGGCTCTGGCAAGGTGATAGTTGGCTCGGTCATAGCGTCAAAGCAGGGGCTGTCCTTTATACTCTCAAGGCACCCGGACGTGTCCATTTACACGCTTGCCGTGGACCCAGAGCTTAACACGTCGTTCTTCATAGTCCCGGGGCTGGGCGACGCGGGGGACAGGGGCCTCGGGGTCTCGCCGCCTTAG
- a CDS encoding FAD-dependent oxidoreductase, translated as MKFLRCKPNQVPPSNGKKVAIIGAGTAGLGAAGVLKCKGYDVTVYDMLPEPGGMLIFGIHVDRIPKPPIREGVRELMDAGVEFVLNTKVGNRDLERMDELVKAKNVVDLEDIIKSYDAVLIATGTWTSNKSKVPGEELPWVYPAMEFLVATHLAKFGYRPWDIVPDVKGDLLVVGGGYTAEDAAYVPRTYPEYRDRMRRIVLSYRRTRNEAPMGPMEMTNIEASGVEIWELTVPIAYREENGRRIARIIRNRLVQAPGEKRPRPEPIPGSEFDAYFDFVLEAIGERPTPPFEGKECCGIKLTDWGTIVVDKDMMTSRKGVFAAGDVVHGPSQLGPALKSGMDAANAIMKYLSQR; from the coding sequence TTGAAGTTCCTGAGGTGTAAGCCCAACCAGGTGCCCCCGAGCAACGGGAAGAAGGTTGCCATCATAGGCGCTGGGACCGCCGGCCTGGGGGCGGCCGGAGTCCTTAAGTGCAAGGGATACGACGTCACCGTATACGACATGCTGCCCGAGCCGGGAGGCATGCTGATATTCGGCATTCACGTTGACAGGATACCGAAGCCCCCCATAAGGGAGGGGGTCAGGGAGCTCATGGACGCAGGCGTGGAGTTCGTCCTCAACACCAAGGTCGGCAACAGGGACCTTGAAAGGATGGACGAGCTTGTGAAGGCTAAGAACGTGGTCGACCTTGAGGACATAATAAAGTCCTACGACGCCGTCCTGATAGCCACGGGCACGTGGACCAGCAACAAGTCAAAGGTGCCCGGCGAGGAGCTGCCCTGGGTGTACCCCGCGATGGAGTTCCTCGTTGCGACCCACCTGGCTAAGTTCGGCTACAGGCCCTGGGACATAGTGCCCGACGTCAAGGGCGACCTGCTGGTCGTGGGTGGAGGTTACACTGCCGAGGACGCGGCCTACGTGCCGAGGACATACCCAGAGTACAGGGACAGGATGAGGAGGATAGTGCTAAGCTACAGGAGGACCAGGAACGAGGCCCCCATGGGCCCCATGGAGATGACTAACATAGAGGCCTCCGGCGTCGAGATCTGGGAGCTAACAGTGCCCATAGCTTACAGGGAGGAGAACGGCAGAAGGATTGCAAGGATCATAAGGAACAGGCTGGTCCAGGCGCCGGGCGAGAAGAGGCCGAGGCCAGAGCCCATACCTGGGAGCGAGTTTGACGCCTACTTTGACTTCGTGCTGGAGGCCATAGGCGAGAGGCCCACCCCGCCGTTCGAGGGGAAGGAGTGCTGCGGCATAAAGCTGACAGACTGGGGCACCATAGTTGTCGACAAGGACATGATGACCTCCAGGAAGGGGGTCTTCGCGGCCGGCGACGTGGTCCACGGGCCGAGCCAGCTGGGCCCGGCCCTCAAGAGCGGCATGGACGCCGCTAACGCGATAATGAAGTACCTGAGCCAGAGGTGA
- a CDS encoding transcriptional regulator — MSPDERERFMTQVFNQLMGMSREQVVSTLVEFIRQLAAVATDEQYKEVCKTNVGIIGKLPEDVAKQVVQMRLEAQSRLPPGLKERDQRLLMQAISESPYANKVMSLLK, encoded by the coding sequence ATGAGTCCTGACGAGAGGGAGAGGTTCATGACGCAGGTCTTTAACCAGCTGATGGGCATGAGCAGGGAGCAGGTGGTGTCGACGCTGGTGGAGTTCATAAGGCAGCTGGCGGCCGTCGCCACGGACGAGCAGTACAAGGAGGTGTGCAAGACCAACGTAGGCATCATAGGGAAGCTGCCCGAGGACGTGGCCAAGCAGGTGGTCCAGATGAGGCTGGAGGCCCAGTCGAGGCTTCCCCCTGGACTGAAGGAGAGGGACCAGCGCCTGCTGATGCAGGCCATAAGCGAGAGCCCCTACGCTAACAAGGTCATGTCCTTGCTCAAGTGA
- a CDS encoding class I SAM-dependent methyltransferase, whose product MSGLEGELWNLIVDDIQRLSTKGCYEPVSDAISFYLARKLRVLAAALIGLNRDPPEAILDAGCGPGTSTKVVRALYPRAKVVAMDPGALNLLRASRAAGDGTGAAQGMFEHMPFREGSFDGAVAMFSFRDAANYLMALDEFSRVLKDDGRLAILDLYRPENSLELAMSLMQFRYIGPAIGLAMGCGRDGLKFGDIYRTVLSMLTPSQLVREASRRFRRVSFKPTPFLVGILYAEGPRRPS is encoded by the coding sequence ATGTCCGGCCTCGAGGGCGAGCTGTGGAACCTGATAGTTGACGACATACAGAGGCTCTCGACCAAGGGCTGCTACGAGCCCGTGAGCGACGCCATAAGCTTCTACCTAGCCAGGAAGCTCAGGGTGCTCGCCGCCGCCCTGATAGGCCTTAACAGGGACCCCCCTGAGGCCATACTTGACGCGGGCTGCGGCCCGGGCACCTCAACCAAGGTGGTCAGGGCCCTGTACCCCAGGGCCAAGGTAGTGGCCATGGACCCCGGCGCGCTCAACCTGCTCAGGGCCTCAAGGGCTGCCGGGGACGGCACGGGGGCCGCGCAGGGAATGTTCGAGCACATGCCCTTCAGGGAGGGGAGCTTTGACGGGGCCGTGGCCATGTTCTCCTTCAGGGACGCGGCCAACTACCTGATGGCGCTGGACGAGTTCTCAAGGGTGCTGAAGGACGACGGGAGGCTCGCCATACTTGACCTCTACAGGCCCGAGAACTCCCTGGAGCTGGCCATGTCGCTCATGCAGTTCAGGTACATAGGCCCCGCCATAGGCCTTGCCATGGGGTGCGGCAGGGACGGCCTCAAGTTCGGCGACATCTACAGGACTGTGCTCAGCATGCTGACCCCGAGCCAGCTGGTGAGGGAGGCCTCGAGGAGGTTCAGGAGGGTGTCCTTCAAGCCCACGCCGTTCCTGGTGGGCATACTGTACGCCGAGGGGCCTAGGAGACCCTCGTGA
- a CDS encoding ABC transporter substrate-binding protein, with protein sequence MNSLSRATLAAVVIIVVIVAAVGAFLYYSRPRTTTATTSTSSQSTSTATTSSSGPQVTITVVTYTGPSGQGFMDFAARLFEKEHPNIQVQVIAFPFTQYVTNELTELEAGESKYDIITYTPANAMEFIPYLVPLNSTYINESDLIYPVQALGGTINNVTYGVARGTSVMLLAYYANYFDNATLQHEFQEEYGFSLNPWTWSNWSQVVDVDKFFVSHNITKYGILLWDQPGDLDLYEAYALVFEWYYMHNSSLSCGNVMGMMPLYGDLFMGCVPSWWGHGFPPPAFNSTAGVEALEVQRQLVSYMPPPTQLLVSYDNIVPLLEEPNYAPGGFIFAIQLSYFTNKNNLSEIRLAPAPGGYALGGATFFGVSKYSQHKAAALEFLSFIASPQLQVASFYNMTNFPISKEAYHLLLENSSLPAYEREWINATYYAAEHAYAAIPAVSISTTALEPALEKEVLGYLEGQITNASQALQQAAAAWVQDMEAYTSTTTTTAAATEPYYIAAPFEPRRL encoded by the coding sequence TTGAACTCCCTGAGCAGGGCGACCCTCGCGGCGGTCGTAATTATTGTGGTTATAGTCGCTGCCGTCGGCGCCTTCCTATACTACTCAAGGCCCAGGACAACGACAGCTACTACCTCCACTAGCTCTCAGTCAACTTCTACCGCAACAACTTCATCGTCAGGCCCCCAGGTCACAATAACGGTGGTCACCTACACCGGCCCCTCGGGCCAGGGCTTCATGGACTTCGCGGCGCGCCTCTTTGAGAAGGAGCACCCTAACATACAGGTGCAGGTTATAGCGTTCCCGTTCACGCAGTACGTCACCAACGAGCTGACCGAGCTGGAGGCCGGGGAGAGCAAGTATGACATCATAACCTACACGCCCGCCAACGCCATGGAGTTCATACCCTACCTGGTGCCGCTCAACTCAACCTACATAAATGAGTCAGACCTGATCTACCCTGTCCAGGCCCTGGGAGGCACCATAAATAACGTGACCTACGGCGTGGCCAGGGGGACCAGCGTCATGCTGTTGGCCTACTACGCCAACTACTTTGACAACGCCACGCTGCAACACGAGTTCCAGGAGGAGTACGGCTTCAGCCTCAACCCCTGGACCTGGAGCAACTGGAGCCAGGTCGTGGATGTAGACAAGTTCTTCGTGAGCCACAACATAACGAAGTACGGTATACTGCTCTGGGACCAGCCGGGCGACCTAGACCTCTATGAGGCATACGCCCTCGTCTTCGAGTGGTACTACATGCACAACAGCAGCCTGAGCTGCGGCAACGTCATGGGAATGATGCCCCTCTACGGCGACCTGTTCATGGGGTGCGTGCCGAGCTGGTGGGGCCACGGCTTCCCGCCGCCCGCGTTCAACAGCACAGCAGGCGTTGAGGCCCTAGAGGTCCAGAGGCAGCTCGTCAGCTACATGCCGCCGCCCACCCAGCTCCTGGTGTCCTATGATAACATAGTGCCCCTGCTGGAGGAGCCCAACTACGCCCCAGGAGGCTTCATATTCGCGATACAGCTCTCCTACTTCACCAACAAGAACAACCTGTCCGAGATAAGGCTTGCCCCCGCGCCTGGAGGCTACGCCCTCGGCGGCGCCACGTTCTTCGGCGTCAGCAAGTACTCGCAGCACAAGGCAGCGGCGCTGGAGTTCCTGAGCTTCATAGCAAGCCCGCAGCTGCAGGTGGCCTCGTTTTACAACATGACCAACTTCCCAATATCGAAGGAGGCCTACCACTTGCTGCTCGAGAACAGCTCGCTCCCAGCATATGAGAGGGAGTGGATAAACGCCACCTACTACGCGGCGGAGCACGCTTACGCCGCCATACCTGCGGTCTCGATAAGCACCACCGCCCTTGAGCCGGCCCTTGAGAAGGAGGTGCTCGGCTACCTTGAGGGGCAGATAACAAACGCCTCCCAGGCGCTGCAGCAGGCCGCCGCGGCGTGGGTCCAGGACATGGAGGCCTACACCAGCACGACCACTACCACGGCGGCGGCCACTGAGCCCTACTATATAGCTGCTCCCTTCGAGCCGAGGAGGCTCTGA
- a CDS encoding NUDIX hydrolase: MRKCIVASGVLVEDGRVLMIWHRKLGVWLYPGGHVEPNETPREAVVREFKEETGLDVEAVGPVYNLGSGEVSDEPMPMAILLETVRYPQETHLHYDLIFRVRRVGGELREGTWMTPEEVERSRTYENVKRIVRLAVALDSVTSGSGTSLSR; encoded by the coding sequence TTGAGGAAGTGCATAGTGGCCAGCGGGGTCCTCGTGGAGGACGGCAGGGTACTCATGATATGGCACAGGAAGCTCGGCGTCTGGCTCTACCCGGGAGGGCACGTGGAGCCCAACGAGACCCCGAGGGAGGCCGTCGTGAGGGAGTTCAAGGAGGAGACGGGACTTGACGTGGAGGCCGTGGGCCCTGTCTACAACCTGGGCTCGGGCGAGGTCAGCGACGAGCCCATGCCCATGGCGATACTGCTTGAGACAGTGAGGTACCCCCAGGAGACGCACCTCCACTACGACCTGATATTCAGGGTCAGGAGGGTCGGAGGGGAGCTCAGGGAGGGCACGTGGATGACGCCCGAGGAGGTGGAGAGGTCAAGGACTTATGAGAACGTAAAAAGGATCGTGAGGCTCGCCGTGGCCCTGGACTCGGTCACCTCTGGCTCAGGTACTTCATTATCGCGTTAG
- a CDS encoding ABC transporter substrate-binding protein, with protein sequence MVVALNRASISRAVLGAVIVVVVVVAALGAYYAATATRRPVTLTVVTYSGAPAQPLLSLAASLFEKEHPGVKVDVVTFPYSEYISNELSVLEAKSPEYDVVTYTTTTVGQVAPYLLPLNSSVINESDILPPDLHAAGLYYNPLTGNTTWVGVPIQTDGIVILYNAKYFDNATLQQEFYNEYHVQLSPETWGNWSTVLDVDKFFVSHNITKYGLLLYTDQADLPANSFMAVFGWYYVRNSSLNCGNLFGMTSFGTMFMGCVPSWWGHGFPPPAINTSAGVQALETLKELVSYMPPPTQLQVTFYNSLPLMLSGQAPAIAGYLGQLPSIANSSNASLVGVAPLPGDSIRIGLTYIGVSRYSQHKQLALEFLQLVESPQFQVEAFLRTFVFPSSRQAYQMIISNTSIPAYLRQWAQAALAAAGKTAYVAPYFPAITSSVNSQVGEYLFNYIVGTTPSAEQALQQAAATLARAIEVYYSGSSS encoded by the coding sequence ATGGTGGTTGCCCTGAACAGGGCCTCGATCTCAAGGGCTGTCCTAGGAGCAGTCATAGTAGTTGTTGTGGTTGTGGCGGCCCTCGGTGCCTACTACGCGGCCACGGCGACCAGGAGGCCTGTCACCCTGACAGTGGTCACCTACAGCGGCGCCCCGGCCCAGCCGCTGCTCAGCCTTGCGGCCAGCTTGTTTGAGAAGGAGCACCCCGGCGTCAAGGTTGACGTGGTCACGTTCCCCTACAGTGAGTACATATCGAACGAGCTCTCGGTGCTTGAGGCCAAGAGCCCGGAGTACGACGTGGTCACCTACACTACGACTACCGTGGGCCAGGTGGCGCCTTACCTGCTGCCCCTGAACTCCTCAGTCATAAACGAGAGCGACATACTTCCGCCTGACCTGCACGCTGCAGGCCTCTACTACAACCCCCTGACAGGCAACACGACGTGGGTGGGCGTGCCCATACAGACCGACGGCATAGTTATACTTTACAACGCCAAGTACTTCGACAACGCCACCCTGCAGCAGGAGTTCTACAACGAGTACCACGTGCAGCTGAGCCCGGAGACCTGGGGCAACTGGAGCACCGTACTTGACGTTGACAAGTTCTTCGTCAGCCACAACATAACCAAGTACGGGTTGCTGCTGTACACTGACCAGGCCGACCTGCCGGCGAACTCGTTCATGGCGGTCTTCGGGTGGTACTACGTCAGGAACTCGAGCCTCAACTGCGGGAACCTGTTTGGAATGACAAGCTTTGGCACAATGTTCATGGGGTGCGTGCCCAGCTGGTGGGGCCACGGCTTCCCGCCGCCCGCCATAAACACCTCGGCCGGGGTGCAGGCGCTGGAGACGCTCAAGGAGCTCGTCAGCTACATGCCGCCGCCCACCCAGCTCCAGGTAACATTCTACAACTCGCTGCCCCTGATGCTCAGCGGCCAGGCTCCGGCCATAGCTGGCTACCTGGGCCAGCTGCCGAGCATAGCCAACAGCTCCAACGCGAGCTTGGTCGGGGTCGCCCCGCTGCCGGGGGACTCAATAAGGATAGGGCTGACCTACATAGGGGTTAGCAGGTACTCGCAGCACAAGCAGCTCGCCCTTGAGTTCCTCCAGCTCGTCGAGTCCCCGCAGTTCCAGGTGGAGGCGTTCCTCAGGACTTTCGTGTTCCCGTCAAGCAGGCAGGCGTATCAGATGATAATATCGAACACTTCCATACCGGCGTACCTGAGGCAGTGGGCCCAGGCAGCCCTCGCCGCAGCTGGGAAGACCGCATACGTGGCGCCTTACTTCCCTGCCATAACGTCGTCTGTGAACAGCCAGGTCGGCGAGTACCTCTTTAACTACATAGTTGGCACAACGCCCAGCGCGGAGCAGGCCCTCCAGCAGGCGGCGGCGACCCTGGCCAGGGCGATAGAGGTCTACTACAGCGGCAGCTCATCATAA
- a CDS encoding V-type ATPase subunit has translation MAGPADYAKVVPLLRYLKSRMLGPKVRELAPPLAEAVAVLRDSMYAPVAEAKDLEGVERALASLYFSTVEEVYRLSPDEAKGLAAAFAKAKEVEDLMIVARAIAEGQRPPRWLPSAEWRLGSMAYVLQEVEASPTMTRLQEVVRDRDLAKTLAMASEAYAELRQPEVFTFFSLTGSFIMFRSAVAGFTSKDVGDVESVVCPLIEERAALGVLEAWAIRVNPKTFARAIEGPKVCGVSWDLMAAAYERGFEGELSGLILDVAPLLRRSRLEGKTRRELMVSVRRSARLAAQRAAEAVYEGYPFTPALVAAALTLLMLEVDNIRSALSGIMLNLTQEELEQALA, from the coding sequence TTGGCTGGGCCTGCTGACTACGCTAAGGTAGTCCCCCTGCTGAGGTACCTCAAGTCTAGGATGCTTGGCCCCAAGGTGAGGGAGCTGGCCCCTCCGCTCGCCGAGGCCGTAGCAGTCCTCAGGGACAGCATGTACGCGCCCGTGGCCGAGGCCAAGGATCTGGAGGGCGTGGAGAGGGCCCTGGCGTCGCTCTACTTCTCGACGGTGGAGGAGGTCTACAGGCTCTCCCCTGACGAGGCCAAGGGGCTGGCAGCCGCTTTCGCCAAAGCTAAGGAGGTCGAGGACCTTATGATAGTGGCCAGGGCGATAGCTGAGGGCCAGAGGCCGCCGAGGTGGCTGCCCTCAGCGGAGTGGAGGCTCGGCTCCATGGCTTACGTCCTGCAGGAGGTCGAGGCCTCGCCCACGATGACGAGGCTCCAGGAGGTGGTGAGGGACAGGGACCTGGCCAAGACCCTTGCCATGGCCTCTGAGGCCTACGCTGAGCTCAGGCAGCCCGAGGTCTTCACGTTCTTCTCGCTCACCGGCTCGTTCATCATGTTCAGGAGCGCGGTGGCGGGCTTCACCAGCAAGGACGTGGGCGACGTAGAGAGCGTCGTGTGCCCGCTTATAGAGGAGAGGGCCGCCCTGGGCGTCCTGGAGGCCTGGGCCATAAGGGTGAACCCCAAGACCTTCGCCAGAGCCATAGAGGGGCCCAAGGTCTGCGGCGTCAGCTGGGACCTGATGGCAGCTGCCTACGAGAGGGGCTTCGAGGGCGAGCTCTCGGGGCTGATCCTCGACGTGGCCCCGCTGCTGAGGCGCTCAAGGCTTGAGGGGAAGACCAGGAGGGAGCTCATGGTCTCGGTCAGGAGGTCAGCCAGGCTGGCCGCCCAGAGGGCCGCCGAGGCCGTATACGAGGGCTACCCGTTCACGCCGGCCCTGGTGGCCGCCGCCCTGACGCTGCTTATGCTAGAGGTCGACAACATAAGGTCCGCGCTCAGCGGCATAATGCTCAACCTGACCCAGGAGGAGCTGGAGCAGGCCCTGGCCTAG
- the gapN gene encoding NADP-dependent glyceraldehyde-3-phosphate dehydrogenase — protein MRKAELSLSSEAVKEFVRQGEVPAFPYFAAGQWSLEGDRLEVRSPIDLGTAAVTARPSVQTALSILERVYSIGRRKIRETPGEERVEIFERTADALERMKEDLVNILMINAGKTRKAAEGEVAASIERLRLAKLDVRRIYGDFVPGDWSADTLETEAIVKKEPLGVVAAILPFNYPLFDAVNKIVYSAIAGNAVIVKPAEADPLPALALAKALVDSGFPPEALAVVPMRGRDMGEVLADRRVAAVSFTGSTETGLQVIKEAGVKQYVMELGGGDPAIVLSDADVKQTASKIVTGITSYSGQRCDSIKYILAEPEVYDELKEEVTEQLSKVRVGDPRDEGTDMGPLIDVRTADEVIEATKDAVSKGGKVLHGGEKVEELGPNYIKPTLIEVEASRLPDLYMYNKEVFASLAAIVKVNSLDEAIALANGRRYGLDAAIFGSDVSKIRKAARLLEVGAVYINDYPKHGIGYYPFGGMKDSGIGREGIGYTIDFVTAYKSIIYNYKGKGVWDYL, from the coding sequence ATGAGGAAGGCCGAGCTGAGCCTGAGCTCAGAGGCGGTGAAGGAGTTCGTGAGGCAGGGGGAGGTGCCGGCTTTCCCCTACTTCGCCGCGGGCCAGTGGAGCCTCGAGGGCGACAGGCTTGAGGTCAGGTCGCCCATAGACCTCGGCACCGCTGCGGTTACCGCCAGGCCCTCCGTGCAGACGGCCCTCTCGATCCTTGAGAGGGTCTACTCCATAGGCAGGAGGAAGATCAGGGAGACGCCGGGCGAGGAGAGGGTTGAGATCTTCGAGAGGACGGCCGACGCCCTGGAGAGGATGAAGGAGGACCTGGTGAACATACTAATGATAAACGCGGGCAAGACAAGGAAGGCGGCGGAGGGCGAGGTGGCCGCGAGCATAGAGAGGCTGAGGCTGGCAAAGCTTGACGTCAGGAGGATATACGGCGACTTCGTGCCCGGGGACTGGTCCGCTGACACGCTTGAGACGGAGGCAATAGTTAAGAAGGAGCCCCTGGGCGTCGTGGCTGCAATACTTCCGTTCAACTACCCGCTCTTTGACGCGGTGAACAAGATAGTCTACTCCGCGATAGCCGGCAACGCCGTGATAGTGAAGCCCGCCGAGGCCGACCCGCTGCCGGCCCTGGCGCTTGCAAAGGCCCTGGTGGACTCCGGCTTCCCGCCGGAGGCGCTGGCGGTGGTCCCCATGAGGGGCAGGGACATGGGCGAGGTCCTGGCGGACAGGAGGGTTGCGGCGGTGTCGTTCACGGGCAGCACAGAGACGGGCCTGCAGGTGATAAAGGAGGCGGGCGTGAAGCAGTACGTCATGGAGCTCGGGGGAGGGGACCCCGCAATAGTTCTAAGTGACGCTGACGTAAAACAGACCGCATCTAAGATAGTGACTGGGATTACAAGCTACTCGGGCCAGAGGTGCGACTCCATAAAGTACATACTGGCCGAGCCCGAGGTCTACGACGAGCTCAAGGAGGAGGTGACCGAGCAGCTCTCCAAGGTCAGGGTCGGCGACCCGAGGGACGAGGGCACCGACATGGGTCCGCTGATTGACGTGAGGACGGCCGACGAAGTCATAGAGGCCACCAAGGACGCTGTGTCCAAGGGAGGCAAGGTGCTCCACGGGGGCGAGAAGGTGGAGGAGCTGGGGCCGAACTACATTAAGCCGACGCTGATAGAGGTCGAGGCCTCCAGGCTGCCCGACCTCTACATGTACAACAAGGAGGTGTTCGCCTCACTGGCAGCCATAGTCAAGGTAAATAGCCTGGACGAGGCCATAGCCTTAGCCAACGGCAGGAGGTACGGCCTTGACGCGGCCATATTCGGCAGCGACGTAAGCAAGATAAGGAAGGCCGCCAGGCTGCTCGAGGTCGGGGCGGTTTACATAAACGACTACCCGAAGCACGGCATAGGCTACTACCCCTTCGGCGGCATGAAGGACTCCGGCATAGGGAGGGAGGGCATAGGGTACACGATAGACTTCGTCACTGCGTATAAGTCCATAATCTACAACTACAAGGGCAAGGGGGTCTGGGACTACCTGTGA